A single Leptolyngbya ohadii IS1 DNA region contains:
- a CDS encoding tetratricopeptide repeat protein, which translates to MTSQNNNPNQLIREHLRSLDEALGSDLAQSFEDRHLHRVIEAIDYAEEGEYAEAIVRFLTAAGTGFLPANKHYCTCFAQIAKEAQERLDIALSNSAAEATARKLAKEVWHESYGKLSDYLNFLGVSLSEHKRLDIAIRCYTIALQFNPNHAMAHFSRGNTKADLHLFEEAIIDLEKAAQLFQSNSDLDNYQNAINSFNIVKNAKAQRDNLASNKQQFNELSDKNYGDSDEMIRNAARFEASILLNKTAAPKAPLLKLKLIAMGELYNYLKQRYDSQEYRFNELDREILKATSFYQGKEVERVASRRKSVRSFLIGLLVGGATVFVILQLT; encoded by the coding sequence ATGACTAGTCAAAACAATAACCCTAATCAATTGATTAGAGAACATTTAAGAAGCTTGGATGAGGCTTTAGGCTCTGATCTTGCTCAAAGCTTTGAAGATCGACATCTTCATAGAGTTATTGAAGCAATTGACTATGCAGAAGAAGGAGAATATGCTGAGGCTATTGTCAGATTTTTAACGGCTGCGGGTACTGGTTTCCTTCCAGCAAACAAGCATTACTGCACATGTTTCGCTCAAATTGCGAAGGAGGCGCAGGAACGGCTAGATATTGCACTTTCAAATTCAGCTGCAGAAGCTACGGCAAGAAAGTTGGCTAAAGAGGTATGGCATGAATCCTATGGTAAGTTATCTGACTACTTAAATTTCTTAGGTGTTTCGCTCTCAGAGCATAAAAGACTTGATATAGCAATTCGGTGTTACACAATTGCTTTGCAGTTTAATCCAAATCATGCTATGGCGCATTTTAGCCGTGGTAATACAAAAGCTGACTTGCATCTCTTTGAAGAGGCAATTATAGATCTCGAGAAAGCAGCACAGCTTTTTCAGAGTAATAGCGATCTCGACAACTATCAAAATGCTATAAATTCATTCAATATTGTAAAAAATGCTAAAGCTCAGAGGGACAATCTTGCCTCTAATAAGCAGCAATTCAATGAGCTTTCAGATAAGAACTATGGTGACAGCGATGAAATGATTAGGAATGCTGCAAGGTTTGAAGCGTCAATTCTATTAAATAAAACGGCGGCTCCCAAAGCACCTCTCCTCAAGCTGAAGTTAATTGCTATGGGGGAACTATACAACTACCTTAAGCAGCGATATGACAGCCAGGAATACAGATTTAATGAACTAGACAGGGAGATACTTAAAGCAACTTCCTTCTACCAGGGAAAGGAAGTAGAACGAGTTGCCTCTAGAAGAAAATCTGTTAGAAGCTTTTTAATTGGGTTATTAGTTGGAGGAGCTACAGTGTTTGTAATTCTTCAGCTTACATAA
- the purD gene encoding phosphoribosylamine--glycine ligase has product MKVLVIGNGGREHTIAWKLLQSKRVQEVFCVPGNGGTAKLAKCRNIAMSVTDFEGIGRFALVNNVALVVVGPEVPLAAGITDYLQEQGLTVFGPTQTGAQIEASKAWAKELMQEAGVPTAKSAVFTDADTAIDYVKQSGAPIVVKADGLAAGKGVTVAETVEQAIEAIEAAFGGQFGAAGQTVVIEECLIGEEASVLAITDGITIRPLLPAQDHKRIGEGDTGANTGGMGTYAPAPIVTPALMERIQQEILEPTIAALQKRGIDYRGVLYAGLMITPEGDPKVIEFNCRFGDPETQVVLPLLETPLETVMLACTQQTLAQLPPLGWNPGAAICVVIAAANYPDSYRKGMPIQGIEQAEASGAVVFHAGTKFNQQLLADGGRVLGVTAIGDSLTDAAKKAYAAVDCIQFEGMYYRRDIGHRALK; this is encoded by the coding sequence GTGAAAGTTTTAGTCATTGGCAATGGCGGACGCGAACACACGATCGCGTGGAAGCTGCTCCAGTCGAAGCGGGTGCAGGAAGTCTTTTGCGTTCCGGGCAATGGAGGCACGGCAAAGCTGGCAAAATGCCGCAATATCGCCATGTCGGTGACGGACTTTGAGGGCATCGGTCGGTTTGCTCTGGTTAACAATGTGGCTCTGGTGGTGGTGGGGCCAGAAGTGCCGCTTGCCGCCGGAATTACAGATTATTTGCAGGAGCAGGGACTCACGGTATTTGGTCCCACCCAGACAGGTGCCCAAATCGAAGCCAGCAAAGCCTGGGCGAAAGAACTCATGCAGGAGGCAGGCGTTCCCACAGCAAAATCAGCCGTTTTTACGGACGCGGACACCGCGATCGACTACGTGAAGCAATCCGGCGCGCCCATTGTCGTGAAAGCAGACGGACTGGCAGCGGGGAAAGGGGTCACGGTTGCAGAAACCGTTGAGCAAGCGATCGAGGCGATCGAAGCCGCCTTCGGAGGACAGTTTGGTGCAGCCGGACAGACGGTGGTGATTGAGGAATGCCTGATCGGAGAGGAAGCCTCTGTGCTGGCGATTACCGATGGGATCACGATTCGTCCCCTGCTTCCGGCACAGGATCACAAGCGGATTGGCGAGGGCGACACGGGCGCAAATACCGGTGGGATGGGAACTTACGCTCCTGCTCCGATCGTTACCCCAGCGCTCATGGAGCGCATCCAGCAGGAAATCCTGGAGCCAACGATTGCCGCCCTCCAGAAGCGAGGCATTGACTACCGGGGTGTTCTCTACGCCGGACTGATGATCACACCAGAGGGCGACCCAAAGGTCATTGAATTTAACTGTCGGTTTGGCGATCCAGAAACCCAGGTGGTTCTGCCCCTGCTGGAAACCCCTCTGGAAACCGTTATGCTTGCCTGCACACAGCAAACCCTGGCACAACTTCCGCCGCTGGGGTGGAATCCGGGAGCCGCCATTTGTGTGGTAATTGCGGCAGCAAACTATCCCGACAGCTATCGCAAGGGAATGCCGATCCAGGGCATTGAGCAGGCAGAGGCATCGGGGGCGGTCGTCTTCCACGCAGGCACGAAGTTTAATCAGCAGCTTTTGGCGGATGGGGGTCGTGTTCTGGGCGTTACGGCGATCGGGGATTCCCTGACAGATGCGGCGAAGAAGGCTTACGCGGCGGTAGACTGTATTCAGTTTGAGGGAATGTACTATCGGCGCGACATTGGACACCGTGCCCTCAAATAG
- the hrcA gene encoding heat-inducible transcriptional repressor HrcA: MSFPVKLNPRQQQVLGATVRYYIATAKPVGSEALLEEFNPRVSSATIRNAMGYLEKAGLLYQPHTSAGRIPSDSGYRLYVDQIVTPSDTQARQVAQTLSEQLNREELSLEALLRSAAQILSTLSGYIALVTLPQSSTAQLKHLQLVQLDPARLMVIVVLDTYETQSTLVDLPFLEEEQLDSDRLDRELQILSNFLNSQLRGRTLSEIATLDWTELGREFDHYATLLQSSLLELNQRRRLSLSTQILINGVAEVLKRQPEFSELQQVQPIVHLLESEQDQLWSLIFESAEPDGSGKRVTVRIGAENPLEPMRSCALVSATYQRGSVPVGSVGMLGPTRMVYENAIAMVEAAADYLSEAISQTT; this comes from the coding sequence ATGTCTTTCCCCGTGAAACTTAACCCTCGCCAGCAGCAGGTTCTGGGTGCAACAGTTCGCTACTATATTGCAACTGCTAAGCCCGTCGGCTCAGAAGCCCTTCTGGAAGAATTTAACCCTAGAGTTAGCTCTGCAACGATCCGGAATGCAATGGGCTACCTGGAAAAGGCGGGCTTGCTGTATCAGCCCCACACCTCAGCGGGACGGATTCCTTCAGACTCTGGCTATCGGCTGTATGTCGATCAAATTGTGACTCCGTCGGACACCCAGGCGCGTCAGGTTGCCCAAACCCTGAGTGAGCAGTTGAACCGGGAGGAACTGAGCCTGGAGGCTCTGCTGCGCAGCGCTGCCCAGATTCTATCGACCCTCAGCGGCTACATTGCCCTGGTTACACTCCCCCAATCCAGTACCGCCCAGCTTAAGCATTTACAGCTCGTTCAGCTTGATCCGGCACGGTTGATGGTGATTGTGGTACTCGATACCTACGAAACCCAGTCCACCCTGGTCGATTTGCCTTTCCTGGAGGAGGAGCAACTGGACAGCGATCGCCTTGATCGGGAACTGCAAATTCTCTCCAACTTCCTCAACAGTCAGCTTCGGGGCAGAACCCTGAGTGAAATCGCCACCCTGGACTGGACGGAGTTGGGACGAGAGTTCGATCACTACGCTACACTGCTGCAAAGTTCTCTGCTGGAACTCAACCAGCGGCGGCGTCTCTCCCTTTCGACGCAGATATTAATCAATGGCGTTGCCGAAGTCCTGAAGCGTCAGCCCGAATTTTCCGAACTTCAGCAGGTGCAGCCGATCGTCCATCTACTAGAGTCGGAGCAGGATCAGCTCTGGTCGCTCATTTTTGAATCGGCAGAACCGGACGGAAGCGGCAAGCGAGTCACAGTCCGAATCGGGGCAGAAAATCCCCTGGAGCCGATGCGTTCCTGTGCCCTGGTATCTGCCACCTATCAGCGCGGTTCGGTTCCCGTTGGCAGTGTGGGAATGTTGGGTCCAACGCGCATGGTGTATGAGAATGCGATCGCGATGGTGGAAGCGGCGGCGGATTATTTGTCGGAGGCAATTAGTCAGACGACTTGA
- a CDS encoding DUF3082 domain-containing protein, producing the protein MTDPTPAQPTPESAVQSSSPAEGSKPSGSASGDSSYVPPTPLRCFTGSAIAGGFAYVLYLLTQSIITSFAAKPLSSTNMLAARIGAAVRTLVVGISTLGTGIFAIAAVGLLALGIQLVFKQLRRTDAG; encoded by the coding sequence ATGACAGACCCAACCCCTGCCCAACCCACTCCTGAAAGCGCCGTGCAGAGTAGCTCTCCTGCGGAAGGAAGCAAACCGTCCGGAAGTGCTAGCGGCGATTCGAGCTATGTGCCACCTACCCCGCTCCGCTGCTTTACTGGCTCAGCAATTGCAGGCGGATTTGCTTACGTGCTGTACCTGCTGACTCAGTCGATCATTACTTCCTTTGCCGCAAAACCGCTCTCTTCAACCAACATGCTGGCAGCACGAATTGGAGCGGCAGTGCGAACCCTGGTTGTCGGCATTAGCACCTTGGGCACAGGAATTTTTGCGATCGCAGCAGTTGGGCTGCTGGCACTCGGAATTCAGCTTGTGTTTAAGCAGCTCCGGCGAACTGATGCCGGATAA
- the nblS gene encoding two-component system sensor histidine kinase NblS codes for MLKLLYQIKAIIDRWWSEFTLQTRLMAAATLVVSLIMSGLTFWAVNTIQQDARLNDTRFGRDLGLLLAANVAPLVGENNRTELARFSHRFYSSTSSVRYMLYADEDGNIFFGIPFSESEVQNSLTIRRRMQLPDNYAANLDAPMVRQHLTPAGEVTDVFVPLNHDGKYLGVLAIGINPNPTVVNSSHLTRDVTIAVFVSIWVMVILGAVFNALTITKPIKELLVGVKNIAAGNFRQRIDLPLGGELGELILNFNEMAERLERYEEQNIEELTAEKAKLETLVSTIADGAVLLDTSMQVILTNPTAEHIFGWEDAQELLGQNVLYHLPNAVSAELTRPLYQLASGHPPAELKDGAEFRITIPEPINRTVRILLTTVLDQYREAVKGIAITVQDITREAELNEAKSQFISNVSHELRTPLFNIKSFIETLHEYGDDLSEGERREFLDTANRETDRLTRLVNDVLDLSRLESNKRYSMEPVEIVQPIEQTLRTHRLNAKDKGIELCQEIEPNLPPVLGNYDLLLQVFSNLMGNGLKFTPAGGKVTIRAYLPQPEEGLPPTHVRVEVCDTGIGIDPEDQEAIFDRFFRVENRVHTLEGTGLGLSIVRNIIEKHHSRVNLVSEVGVGTTFWFDLAIFKEGGILPHELPTAEQRKLEHHSIEQKAEEAIDAYVS; via the coding sequence TTGCTAAAGCTGCTTTACCAAATCAAAGCAATCATCGATCGCTGGTGGTCTGAGTTCACCCTTCAGACGCGCCTGATGGCGGCAGCAACGCTGGTCGTCTCGCTGATCATGAGCGGCTTGACCTTTTGGGCAGTCAACACGATTCAGCAGGATGCCCGCCTGAACGATACCCGTTTTGGCAGGGATCTGGGTCTGTTGCTGGCGGCAAACGTTGCGCCGCTGGTGGGCGAAAATAACCGTACTGAACTGGCTCGCTTTTCCCATCGCTTCTACAGCAGCACGTCGAGCGTTCGCTATATGCTCTACGCCGATGAGGATGGCAATATCTTCTTTGGAATTCCCTTCTCCGAGTCCGAGGTGCAAAACTCGCTGACAATTCGCCGCCGGATGCAGTTGCCTGACAACTATGCGGCTAATTTGGATGCGCCAATGGTGCGTCAGCATCTCACGCCCGCCGGAGAAGTCACCGACGTTTTTGTGCCGCTGAACCACGACGGCAAGTATTTAGGCGTACTGGCGATCGGGATTAATCCCAACCCCACAGTTGTTAATTCTTCCCACCTGACGCGAGATGTGACGATCGCCGTATTCGTCTCGATCTGGGTGATGGTGATTCTGGGGGCGGTCTTTAATGCGCTGACTATTACCAAGCCGATTAAGGAACTGCTGGTGGGCGTAAAAAACATTGCCGCCGGGAATTTCCGACAGCGAATCGATCTGCCCTTGGGCGGCGAACTGGGCGAACTGATTCTCAATTTCAACGAGATGGCGGAGCGTCTGGAACGCTACGAGGAACAGAATATTGAAGAACTCACCGCCGAGAAAGCCAAGCTCGAAACGCTGGTTTCCACGATCGCTGATGGTGCAGTTCTGCTCGATACGAGTATGCAGGTGATCCTGACCAACCCAACCGCCGAGCATATTTTCGGCTGGGAGGATGCTCAGGAGCTGCTGGGGCAAAATGTGCTGTACCATCTGCCCAATGCGGTGAGCGCAGAATTAACCCGTCCCCTGTATCAGCTTGCGTCGGGACATCCGCCAGCAGAATTAAAGGATGGCGCAGAGTTCCGAATTACCATTCCAGAGCCGATTAATCGAACAGTGCGGATTCTGCTGACCACTGTGCTGGATCAGTATCGCGAAGCGGTCAAAGGCATTGCGATCACTGTGCAGGATATTACCCGCGAAGCCGAACTGAACGAGGCAAAGAGTCAGTTTATCAGCAACGTCTCTCACGAACTGCGAACGCCCCTGTTCAACATCAAGTCTTTCATCGAAACGCTGCACGAGTACGGCGACGACCTGAGCGAAGGGGAACGGCGAGAATTCCTGGATACGGCAAACCGGGAAACCGATCGCCTCACCCGCCTGGTCAATGATGTTCTCGATTTATCGCGCCTGGAATCCAATAAGCGATACAGCATGGAGCCGGTGGAGATCGTGCAGCCGATCGAGCAAACCCTCCGCACCCATCGCCTGAACGCAAAGGACAAGGGCATCGAACTCTGCCAGGAAATCGAGCCGAATCTGCCGCCTGTCCTGGGCAACTACGATTTGCTGCTGCAAGTCTTCTCGAACTTAATGGGCAACGGACTTAAGTTCACTCCCGCAGGCGGCAAAGTCACCATTCGCGCCTATCTGCCTCAGCCCGAAGAAGGGTTGCCACCGACCCATGTGCGTGTAGAGGTTTGCGATACGGGTATTGGCATTGACCCCGAAGATCAGGAAGCCATTTTCGATCGCTTTTTCCGCGTCGAGAATCGAGTCCACACGCTGGAAGGGACGGGACTGGGACTGTCGATCGTCCGCAACATCATCGAGAAGCACCACAGTCGGGTGAATCTGGTGAGCGAAGTCGGCGTAGGCACAACCTTCTGGTTTGATCTGGCAATCTTCAAAGAAGGGGGAATTTTGCCCCACGAGTTGCCCACCGCTGAGCAGCGTAAATTAGAACATCATTCGATCGAGCAGAAAGCGGAAGAGGCGATCGATGCTTATGTAAGCTGA
- the ispE gene encoding 4-(cytidine 5'-diphospho)-2-C-methyl-D-erythritol kinase, translating to MQTYTLLAPAKINLYLEIIGDRPDGFHELAMILQSIDLADRLTLRANGTDRIQVLCSNAEVPLDQTNLAYQAAALMADQFPNSFQRFGGVEITLEKNIPIGAGLAGGSADAAAVLVGIDLLWNLGLTRVELQELAAKLGSDIPFCVTGGTAIATGRGEQLAPLSSPNPLYAVLAKYRDLPVSTVWAYQTYRKQFQHTYAPDRETLLGRRKSVHSGELVQAICHHDSQRIGQLLHNDLEKVVLPAYPAVAELRAILEELGTLGVMMSGSGSTVFALLDSQAEADRVKQRLRDRRPEPNLEIWTTRLISQGIQVLA from the coding sequence ATGCAAACCTATACCCTGCTGGCTCCTGCCAAAATCAATCTGTACCTGGAAATCATCGGCGATCGTCCGGATGGGTTTCACGAGCTGGCAATGATTTTGCAAAGTATTGACCTTGCGGATCGCCTCACTCTGCGGGCAAACGGAACCGATCGGATTCAGGTACTGTGCAGCAATGCGGAGGTGCCGCTTGATCAGACAAACCTGGCATACCAGGCAGCGGCGTTAATGGCAGACCAGTTCCCCAATAGCTTTCAGCGATTTGGCGGCGTTGAGATCACGCTAGAGAAAAATATCCCGATCGGGGCAGGGCTGGCGGGTGGATCTGCCGATGCCGCAGCCGTTTTGGTAGGAATTGATCTGCTCTGGAATCTGGGACTGACGCGAGTTGAGCTTCAGGAACTTGCCGCAAAACTCGGTTCCGATATTCCCTTCTGCGTCACGGGTGGGACAGCCATTGCCACAGGTCGAGGAGAACAGCTTGCCCCCCTGAGTAGCCCCAATCCCCTTTATGCCGTGCTGGCAAAGTATCGAGATCTGCCCGTCTCCACCGTCTGGGCATACCAGACCTACCGCAAACAGTTTCAGCACACCTATGCGCCCGATCGCGAGACGCTGCTGGGACGCCGAAAAAGTGTGCATTCTGGGGAGCTGGTGCAGGCGATTTGCCACCACGATAGCCAGAGAATCGGACAGCTGTTGCACAATGACCTGGAGAAAGTGGTGCTGCCTGCCTATCCTGCTGTAGCGGAATTACGGGCAATTCTGGAGGAGCTAGGAACCCTGGGGGTAATGATGTCTGGCTCCGGCTCAACAGTGTTTGCGCTGTTGGACTCCCAGGCAGAAGCCGATCGAGTTAAACAACGGCTACGCGATCGCAGACCTGAGCCGAATCTAGAGATCTGGACGACCCGCTTAATCAGTCAGGGAATCCAGGTGCTTGCCTGA
- a CDS encoding tetratricopeptide repeat protein, with protein MSQTSFSPDWLTQFSDPYAVLGLSLSSDDTRVLKRYRTVAKILHPDSSSPSLSDRDLAVQLLTRLVNPAYQQLKQGKTRAEVVAALRFRVRQLNGDQPLVPQTEFGRRLSQAPAPQVDVFYEQAVTRLSESQFQPLSNFESVTHQLIELNLIYMLLKIGQPLVQEKRTGIVAATSTYRSELQLKPEETPENAVNYAQRHYQRAQQYGRKGNWAQAIAELRDAVRLEPARGEYHSLLGKAYLMQNLPGMAKVHIRQALKFNPKDPLAVHYAVKLGVPVEIGAASMTPSENGKKPANGGLFSIFARKR; from the coding sequence ATGTCGCAGACCTCCTTCTCTCCAGATTGGCTAACCCAGTTTTCCGATCCCTACGCGGTGCTTGGCTTATCCCTTAGCTCAGACGATACCCGTGTTCTTAAGCGATATCGAACTGTAGCAAAAATACTGCATCCCGATAGCTCTTCCCCCTCATTGAGCGATCGAGACTTGGCAGTGCAGCTGTTAACTCGCCTGGTTAATCCTGCCTACCAGCAGCTCAAGCAAGGAAAAACTAGAGCTGAAGTAGTCGCAGCGCTGCGGTTTCGGGTTCGTCAGCTTAACGGCGATCAGCCCCTTGTGCCCCAAACAGAATTTGGACGGCGTTTAAGTCAGGCACCTGCCCCCCAAGTCGATGTATTTTATGAGCAGGCAGTAACGCGCCTGTCCGAATCTCAATTTCAGCCCCTCAGTAACTTTGAGTCAGTCACGCATCAACTCATTGAACTCAATTTAATCTATATGCTTTTGAAAATAGGACAGCCGCTTGTACAGGAAAAGCGCACTGGGATTGTTGCTGCTACTTCTACCTATCGATCGGAACTCCAGCTGAAGCCGGAAGAAACCCCTGAGAATGCTGTTAATTATGCTCAGCGCCACTACCAGAGAGCGCAGCAGTATGGTCGAAAGGGCAACTGGGCGCAGGCGATCGCAGAACTCCGCGATGCAGTGCGTCTGGAGCCAGCACGAGGAGAATACCATTCTCTGTTGGGTAAGGCATATTTGATGCAAAACCTGCCGGGTATGGCAAAGGTTCATATTCGGCAAGCCCTCAAATTCAATCCGAAAGACCCACTAGCGGTTCACTATGCAGTGAAGCTGGGCGTTCCGGTGGAGATTGGGGCTGCTTCTATGACACCGTCGGAAAACGGCAAAAAGCCAGCGAATGGAGGACTGTTCAGCATCTTCGCTCGGAAGCGCTAG
- a CDS encoding tetratricopeptide repeat protein — protein MNGAIKTMGDRSQFSLGISLRSYCYAFLVGLPMLLIVPFNALAQTPDAAPTEPADTPENVTPPAIPENALEPQPDPLLPTMTVDRPLNPQEKDVLRAALTELQSQATAQLQAGNIPGAFEIFNRELRLRRYLSIPEEVTALARVGEVAWRQSQIIELRLITERLQQIEQQVEANPASNPNLPVRIAQAYETVRAKDQAVVLYTKLLTQAQQQQDVNRQIQVLSALGNLHLSWFEYPRAAVAYEQLNQVAEAKGDRTTQETALQQLARIYTDNNQPTEAIAAQQKLVDLYRSQRNLQPVPGLKLAIGDSYAALGQTEAAIANYQEAFAIARSVQQLAYGSDALQRLANLYRSQNRVDEALAVYRLLLDVEQQSYNTLGMMNTYDQMGQLLKERGNPSQALIAFQQGLQLAQQLRYKVDYFNTQIQSLNSAGQSLPSP, from the coding sequence ATGAATGGGGCTATCAAAACCATGGGCGATCGATCGCAGTTCTCTTTAGGGATCTCTTTGAGGAGCTATTGCTATGCCTTTCTGGTCGGGCTTCCAATGCTGCTGATCGTTCCTTTCAATGCCCTGGCACAAACACCAGATGCTGCGCCCACTGAGCCAGCCGACACTCCGGAGAATGTTACACCACCTGCTATTCCGGAAAATGCCCTGGAACCCCAACCCGATCCCCTGCTGCCGACGATGACGGTCGATCGCCCGCTGAACCCTCAGGAAAAAGACGTCCTGCGAGCCGCCCTAACCGAGCTTCAGAGTCAGGCAACGGCTCAGCTTCAGGCAGGCAATATTCCAGGTGCATTTGAAATTTTTAATCGGGAACTGCGGCTGCGGCGCTACCTGAGCATTCCGGAGGAAGTGACGGCACTAGCTCGCGTCGGGGAAGTGGCATGGCGGCAAAGCCAAATCATTGAGCTGCGGCTGATCACCGAACGGCTCCAGCAAATTGAACAGCAGGTAGAAGCAAATCCCGCCAGTAACCCCAACCTACCAGTGCGGATTGCCCAGGCATATGAGACGGTACGGGCAAAGGATCAGGCGGTTGTGCTATACACCAAACTGCTTACCCAGGCACAGCAGCAGCAGGATGTGAATCGCCAAATCCAGGTACTCTCGGCATTGGGCAATCTCCATCTGTCCTGGTTTGAGTATCCCCGTGCTGCCGTTGCCTACGAGCAGCTAAACCAGGTGGCAGAGGCAAAGGGCGATCGCACCACGCAGGAAACCGCCCTCCAGCAGCTTGCCCGCATCTACACGGACAACAATCAGCCCACCGAGGCGATCGCTGCTCAGCAAAAACTGGTTGACCTCTACCGCAGCCAGCGCAACCTGCAACCCGTTCCCGGACTCAAACTGGCGATCGGAGACAGCTACGCCGCTTTAGGACAAACGGAAGCCGCAATTGCTAACTACCAGGAAGCCTTTGCCATTGCTCGATCGGTTCAACAGCTTGCCTATGGCAGCGATGCCCTTCAGCGACTGGCTAACCTGTATCGATCGCAGAATCGCGTAGACGAAGCCCTGGCAGTGTATCGGCTATTGCTGGACGTCGAGCAGCAGTCCTACAACACGCTGGGCATGATGAATACCTATGACCAGATGGGACAGTTGCTTAAGGAGCGGGGTAATCCATCCCAGGCGTTAATTGCCTTCCAGCAGGGACTTCAACTGGCACAGCAATTGCGCTACAAGGTGGATTATTTCAACACCCAGATCCAATCCCTGAATTCAGCAGGACAGTCATTGCCCTCACCCTAA
- a CDS encoding FTR1 family iron permease, whose translation MMDLSAALPTFVVTLREGVEAALVVGIVLAYLSKAGQSHLNRWVYAGIGAGVTVSVAIGVLLSSVLAALEAANQPSAKIGKELLETGFGVLAIGLLSWMLIWMTQQARALKSDVEGAITAALKDGKAGWGVFGLIAIAVLREGFETVLFIAAKFQQGWLPAVGAVAGLVGATVIGMLLFRLGVKINLRQFFQTMGVLLLLIVSGLVVSALRHLDKAIGLLAQVNPDANWCISHGSSCVLGPLVWDLSHVLPDRQFPGILLKALFGYTQTLYLVQAIAYVLFLAIVGGLYLRSLTASQGRTAQQNLSASGQG comes from the coding sequence ATGATGGATTTGAGTGCGGCATTGCCGACGTTTGTGGTGACTCTGCGGGAAGGTGTAGAGGCAGCGTTGGTGGTCGGTATTGTGCTGGCGTATCTCAGTAAGGCGGGACAATCTCACCTGAATCGCTGGGTCTATGCAGGGATTGGGGCAGGGGTTACGGTAAGTGTGGCGATCGGCGTTCTGTTGAGCAGTGTGCTGGCAGCATTGGAGGCGGCGAATCAGCCCAGTGCCAAAATTGGAAAAGAATTGCTGGAGACCGGATTTGGGGTGCTGGCGATCGGCTTGCTCAGCTGGATGCTGATCTGGATGACGCAGCAGGCAAGGGCTTTGAAGTCAGATGTGGAAGGCGCGATTACGGCGGCGCTGAAGGACGGCAAAGCGGGCTGGGGGGTGTTTGGGCTAATTGCGATTGCGGTGCTGCGTGAAGGCTTTGAGACGGTGCTGTTTATCGCAGCAAAGTTTCAGCAGGGCTGGCTTCCGGCAGTTGGGGCGGTGGCAGGGCTGGTTGGCGCAACGGTGATTGGCATGCTGCTGTTTCGGTTGGGCGTCAAAATCAATCTACGGCAGTTTTTCCAGACAATGGGGGTGCTGCTGCTGCTGATTGTGTCCGGGCTGGTGGTGTCTGCTCTGCGGCATCTGGATAAGGCGATCGGACTTCTGGCGCAGGTCAACCCGGATGCCAACTGGTGTATCAGTCATGGGTCGTCGTGTGTTCTGGGTCCACTAGTTTGGGATTTGAGCCATGTTCTGCCCGATCGGCAGTTTCCTGGAATTCTGCTGAAGGCACTCTTTGGCTATACGCAAACGCTGTATCTCGTACAGGCGATCGCCTACGTTCTGTTTTTGGCGATTGTGGGTGGACTGTACCTCCGCAGCCTCACAGCAAGTCAAGGACGGACAGCGCAGCAAAATCTATCGGCTTCCGGGCAGGGTTAG
- a CDS encoding rhodanese-like domain-containing protein, which yields MTNLSNKPLDVITVEQLAERLGSSNAPVQFVDVREPEEVSIASLDGFLNLPLSRFGEWSGQIFSQLDPDTETIVLCHHGIRSAQMCQWLQHQGFSQVKNVTGGIDAYSMLVDPSIPRY from the coding sequence ATGACCAACCTTTCTAATAAACCTCTCGACGTAATCACAGTAGAGCAACTGGCAGAGCGTCTCGGATCGAGCAACGCTCCGGTGCAGTTTGTAGACGTCCGCGAACCTGAGGAAGTATCAATTGCCTCGCTGGACGGCTTCCTGAATTTGCCCCTCAGTCGGTTTGGCGAGTGGTCTGGGCAGATCTTCAGCCAGCTTGATCCAGATACGGAGACGATCGTGCTGTGCCATCATGGAATTCGATCGGCGCAGATGTGCCAGTGGTTACAGCATCAGGGGTTTTCCCAAGTCAAAAATGTCACAGGCGGTATTGACGCTTATTCCATGCTGGTTGATCCTTCCATTCCGCGATACTAA